The nucleotide sequence TAGGGATTATTTTTCGGGGTTGATCAAAATTTTGGCCAGAACACGTAGGGGCGAACCTGTGTGTTCGCCCTGCTCCCAATGTCGTCAACTTTAGGACGTCCCTGCGAGAAAATCCCCCTTTTCAAAGGGGGCATGGGGGATTTAACGATCAGAATCACATCCCCCTAACCCCCTTAAACCAAGGGGGAATTGGTACACAGCATCATTCAGAATGCTTAAGTTGATGACATTGGCCCTGCTCCAGGGCAGACCACAGGTCTGCCCCTACAGTACAAAACCCAAATCGGGAAACGCATCAAATATTCGATTTTGATACATGGCCGAAAATATGATCAAGCACTATGTTTTCTTTTTAACGATCCTTCAGCAGGTGAAACTATGTATGCATTCAGAATCATGATTTTGTGGACATGTGGCATGTTGGTGGCATCAGCGCTCTGGGGCTATGATGTGCAACATTGGGCCAAACTGGCCAAAGAAGGGAATTGTGAAAAATGTGATCTGGTCAAGGCCAATTTTTTTGACGCAAAACTCAGGGGTTCCGTGTTGAACGGCTCAAAAATGAGTCAATCCAATTTTCAAAAAGCCAATCTGGAAAACAGTAAGTTTTTGAAAACAGATCTGCGGGGTGCGGATTTGAGCCAAACCAATTTGCGTGGGGCTGATTTTTCCGGAGCTGATCTGGGCAATGCCAATCTAACCCATGCTGATTTGAGCGGAGCTAAATTCACGGGGGCCAATCTTTCCGGAGCCAATCTTAAGGAAACACAATTGATGGAAGCCGATTTTTCACAGGCTAATCTTGTTGATGCGGATCTGTCAGGTTCTCTCGTCATCAGAACCAATTTTTATAAATCAGTCATGACCAATGCCCGTTTAACAGGAAGTGATGCCTATCGGGCCAATTTCACCGAGGCTGTCCTTGATCATTTTCAGGGACGCTCGAGTGTGTTCTATCGAGCTAATTTCACTCGGACAAGACTGCTTGAGGCTCAACTGGAAGGCGCGGAACTGGGAAAAGCCGATTTTGAAGAGGCCGATCTGTCTCAAGCAAATCTCTCTGGTGCGGATCTCTCAGGAACTCAATTCATTCGGGCAAGACTATACCGAACCCGATTGGAAAAAGCCCAACTGGTTCATACAAATTTTTCAGAAGCGAATCTGGAAGGGGCTGATCTGTTTGGATCCCAGATACAATCCATTATTACGGAAAAGACGAAATTAGATCGGGTTATCTGGGAAAATGGACAGGTGTGCGTTGAAGGGTCTGTTGGAAAATGTGTTCCCGTTCTACGTTGAATGACAGGAACACAGCAGAATACAATTCAGGAGCAGAGTGAATGTCAGTGTCTCACCCCTGCTGAAACAGACTTCCAGAAAGTTTTTGACCGATCACGTTTTCAGCCCTTCATCAAAAAACGGGGAGGCTTACCGCAAGATCCATACAGAAAATTTGCGGCCTTTGATTTTTCCATTCTTGAGACTGGAACAGGCGTGATCAATCATATTGCGGTCAATCGCCACATAACTTTGACGATCATAGATGTCGATTTTACCGATATGTCTGGCCTCAATTCCGGCCTCGCCTGTCAATGCGCCAAGAATATCTCCCGGGCGCACCTTGTCTTTT is from SAR324 cluster bacterium and encodes:
- a CDS encoding pentapeptide repeat-containing protein encodes the protein MYAFRIMILWTCGMLVASALWGYDVQHWAKLAKEGNCEKCDLVKANFFDAKLRGSVLNGSKMSQSNFQKANLENSKFLKTDLRGADLSQTNLRGADFSGADLGNANLTHADLSGAKFTGANLSGANLKETQLMEADFSQANLVDADLSGSLVIRTNFYKSVMTNARLTGSDAYRANFTEAVLDHFQGRSSVFYRANFTRTRLLEAQLEGAELGKADFEEADLSQANLSGADLSGTQFIRARLYRTRLEKAQLVHTNFSEANLEGADLFGSQIQSIITEKTKLDRVIWENGQVCVEGSVGKCVPVLR